From Bacteroidota bacterium, one genomic window encodes:
- a CDS encoding M4 family metallopeptidase — MKTLYLFIALSMILDSAITNAQQQQFIPDNKYESIVKPGSKFGWIEFKKGTPYKGDNIFNQAPDLLNMSGDDALSIFKTNTDLAGNKHYKYAQYYKGIRVEGVEQYAHERNGELHLINGDFVEGLNMDINPLITPEQSVKTTLAAFPAKKYMWQDSIAEANFKLKKNDPDATLYPTPELLIVKRNAREESIANNYTLAYRMYVFAKIPQIAKYVYIDAVTGELIRTRELEYNCNSTSYETTYNGTRTVYTDFRTEECDISGDDVTKYFSINDCNAGTEIRSYYSASYDAFDYGEDYLKCSDDNIWYTSGSTKMVMTSLWAVAQAFKYFDVTYGHESFDGSSGLIDIFNNKTYFTDDDDEPYCGNANYTNIIDNLSFGAGSDCETGTLDDYNPLDIVGHEYTHGIVEYAHFDALDYSEESGALNESFADIFGEMVEHYIEGGEMTWLHGEDMTTGPNRSFINPNDVNDPDTYFGSYWASLDGDDNGGVHTNSSVQNHMFYLLSEGGSGTNDNGIEYYVDGIGWNAARCIAWQAMMEYLDGSDGYIIARNAWIQSAIDLYGSCSQEVISVGQAWQAVGVTEFTAFDRASICGSFVSIGYADATYGIENSTLVFDDFLLDCTTTIYTTASVTFESGYYIQLNPGFTALSGATLTAWIDPCEVSDYDPDEVRLADTENYSEEEFSPSINTRFNLYPSPADNYITIDLYLENPTDVVISIFDIAGNKVSEKLYQSTIINGNSSIASDTKQLSNGMYIAVVQMDGISWQEKFIVQH, encoded by the coding sequence ATGAAAACGTTATATCTATTTATAGCTCTATCTATGATATTGGATTCAGCTATAACAAATGCCCAGCAACAACAATTTATTCCGGACAATAAATATGAATCCATTGTAAAACCGGGAAGTAAATTTGGCTGGATTGAATTTAAGAAAGGCACTCCATATAAAGGAGATAATATTTTTAATCAGGCTCCCGATTTATTGAATATGAGTGGTGATGATGCTTTGAGTATTTTTAAAACAAATACAGACCTTGCAGGAAATAAACATTATAAATATGCGCAATATTATAAAGGGATAAGAGTGGAAGGTGTGGAACAATATGCACATGAACGCAATGGTGAATTGCATTTAATAAATGGTGATTTTGTAGAAGGATTAAATATGGATATAAATCCTTTAATTACTCCTGAGCAATCTGTGAAAACAACACTTGCTGCTTTCCCTGCTAAAAAGTATATGTGGCAAGATTCTATTGCAGAAGCAAATTTTAAATTGAAAAAAAATGATCCGGACGCAACATTGTATCCAACACCGGAATTATTAATCGTAAAAAGAAATGCAAGAGAAGAATCCATTGCGAATAATTATACACTTGCATATCGGATGTATGTGTTTGCAAAAATTCCGCAGATTGCAAAGTATGTTTACATAGATGCGGTTACAGGAGAATTAATCAGAACAAGAGAATTGGAATATAATTGTAATTCTACATCTTATGAAACTACTTACAATGGAACAAGAACTGTTTATACAGATTTCAGAACAGAAGAATGTGATATCTCAGGTGATGATGTCACGAAATACTTTTCCATTAATGATTGCAATGCTGGAACAGAAATCAGAAGTTATTATTCGGCAAGTTATGATGCATTTGATTATGGAGAAGATTATTTAAAATGCAGTGATGATAATATATGGTACACCAGTGGTTCCACCAAAATGGTGATGACTTCTTTATGGGCAGTTGCACAAGCATTTAAATATTTTGATGTAACGTATGGTCATGAAAGTTTTGATGGCTCATCGGGATTAATAGATATATTTAATAATAAAACCTATTTTACGGATGATGATGATGAGCCTTATTGTGGTAATGCAAACTATACAAACATTATCGACAACTTGAGTTTTGGTGCAGGTAGTGATTGTGAAACCGGTACATTGGATGATTATAATCCGCTTGATATTGTAGGGCATGAATACACACATGGAATAGTGGAATATGCGCATTTCGATGCGTTGGATTATTCAGAAGAATCAGGTGCATTAAATGAATCCTTTGCAGATATTTTTGGTGAGATGGTGGAACATTATATTGAAGGTGGAGAAATGACTTGGTTGCATGGTGAAGACATGACCACCGGACCCAATCGTTCTTTTATTAATCCGAATGATGTAAATGATCCTGATACCTATTTTGGATCCTATTGGGCATCATTAGATGGGGATGATAATGGTGGTGTGCATACAAATAGTTCTGTACAAAATCACATGTTTTATTTATTGAGTGAAGGTGGTTCAGGTACGAACGATAATGGTATAGAATATTATGTGGATGGTATCGGGTGGAATGCTGCAAGATGTATTGCATGGCAAGCAATGATGGAATATTTAGATGGAAGTGATGGGTATATTATAGCACGCAATGCATGGATACAATCGGCAATAGATTTATATGGAAGTTGCTCGCAAGAAGTAATTTCTGTTGGTCAGGCATGGCAGGCCGTTGGTGTTACCGAATTTACCGCATTCGACAGAGCAAGTATTTGTGGATCATTTGTAAGTATTGGTTATGCAGATGCTACCTATGGTATTGAAAATTCAACTTTGGTTTTTGATGACTTCTTATTGGATTGTACAACTACAATTTATACAACCGCTTCTGTAACTTTTGAATCCGGTTATTATATCCAATTAAATCCTGGATTTACTGCGCTAAGTGGCGCTACTCTTACAGCATGGATTGACCCATGTGAAGTAAGTGATTATGATCCGGATGAAGTGCGCTTGGCTGATACTGAAAATTATTCTGAAGAAGAGTTTTCTCCATCAATAAATACTCGCTTTAATTTATATCCATCACCTGCGGATAACTATATAACTATTGATTTGTATTTAGAAAATCCAACGGATGTGGTGATTTCAATTTTTGATATTGCAGGAAATAAAGTGAGTGAGAAATTATATCAAAGCACAATCATTAATGGGAACTCTAGCATTGCTTCCGATACAAAGCAGTTGAGTAATGGAATGTATATCGCAGTGGTACAAATGGATGGAATTTCTTGGCAGGAAAAATTTATTGTTCAACATTAA
- a CDS encoding leucyl/phenylalanyl-tRNA--protein transferase, with the protein MIYFIQKENSPFPNPDFAEEDGLLAAGGTLSVERLVQAYTSGIFPWYSLEEIPFWFAPDPRFVLFPDKLKITKSMLQLFKHNAFRVTYNACFKEVIINCAIADRKDDAGTWITPDFIDAYIALHKEGYAHSVEVWKEKELVGGLYGVAIGKIFAGESMFSIQNNASKYALIALIEKLKALQFLVVDCQVHSAHLESMGAEEIPRNTFMDIIKKNNSLIENGLQQKIEF; encoded by the coding sequence ATGATTTATTTTATTCAAAAAGAAAATTCTCCCTTTCCAAATCCTGATTTTGCTGAAGAAGATGGTTTGCTTGCTGCCGGCGGAACACTGTCTGTTGAGCGATTAGTACAAGCATATACTTCAGGAATTTTTCCATGGTATTCTTTAGAGGAAATTCCATTTTGGTTTGCACCCGATCCACGTTTTGTTTTATTTCCGGATAAGTTGAAAATTACTAAGAGCATGCTGCAACTTTTTAAACATAATGCATTTCGTGTTACCTATAATGCATGTTTTAAAGAGGTAATTATTAATTGTGCAATAGCGGATAGAAAGGATGATGCAGGCACTTGGATAACACCGGATTTTATAGATGCATATATTGCATTGCATAAAGAAGGATATGCGCATTCCGTAGAAGTGTGGAAAGAAAAAGAATTAGTGGGTGGATTATATGGTGTGGCTATAGGAAAAATATTTGCCGGCGAAAGTATGTTTTCAATACAAAACAATGCATCTAAGTATGCACTCATCGCATTAATAGAAAAATTAAAAGCATTACAATTTTTAGTAGTTGATTGTCAAGTGCATAGTGCACATTTAGAAAGCATGGGTGCAGAAGAAATTCCACGCAATACATTTATGGATATTATTAAAAAAAATAATTCACTTATAGAAAATGGATTGCAACAAAAAATAGAATTTTAA
- a CDS encoding carboxypeptidase-like regulatory domain-containing protein: protein MRTHLFRYLLIIVVFLITISEAQAQRRLTQLSGVIIDKEYQYPLPYATVEIMNSYRGAASNSQGFFSLVVAVGDTLRFSSVGYKPRIFIVPDTITDIITSIGVLLDRDTVFLNTVEIYPWPKREDFKDAFLAMRMAEPQFTMGLIPGIKTHVDTTQMAPTIFNPISLFYESVIVPIEYNRKKKNKAKELPKWE from the coding sequence ATGCGCACACATTTATTCCGATATCTTTTAATAATTGTAGTTTTTCTGATTACAATATCAGAAGCGCAGGCGCAAAGGCGGTTAACACAATTATCGGGAGTAATTATCGACAAGGAATATCAATACCCTTTACCTTATGCTACCGTGGAAATTATGAATTCGTATCGTGGAGCGGCTTCTAATTCGCAGGGTTTTTTTTCATTAGTGGTTGCAGTTGGCGATACACTGCGTTTTAGTTCGGTGGGATATAAGCCACGCATTTTTATTGTACCTGATACCATCACAGATATTATTACAAGCATTGGTGTATTACTCGACAGAGATACCGTTTTTCTGAATACAGTTGAAATTTATCCCTGGCCCAAACGTGAAGATTTTAAAGATGCATTTTTGGCAATGCGTATGGCAGAACCACAATTTACTATGGGGCTTATTCCTGGTATAAAAACGCATGTGGACACCACACAAATGGCGCCCACTATTTTTAATCCTATCAGTTTGTTTTATGAATCGGTGATCGTACCTATTGAATATAATCGCAAGAAGAAAAATAAAGCAAAGGAATTGCCGAAGTGGGAATGA
- a CDS encoding glutaredoxin — translation MKTPNNEIIIYYNPEHQNAKKVLAYARDITPHIHEVEYTRSPVSNTIWRQLLAMLGDPDPKTLLNKAHPYYQQNLRGKEFNREDILNIINRNPEIIRSPIAVRGKVAVLCEQASDVLRLVKFQEA, via the coding sequence ATGAAGACTCCGAATAATGAAATTATTATTTACTACAATCCTGAACATCAAAATGCGAAAAAAGTATTGGCGTATGCCCGAGATATCACGCCTCATATTCATGAAGTGGAATACACTCGCTCGCCGGTATCAAATACTATCTGGAGACAACTTTTAGCAATGCTTGGCGATCCTGATCCAAAAACATTATTAAACAAAGCACATCCGTATTATCAGCAAAATTTAAGAGGTAAAGAATTTAATCGGGAAGACATTCTGAATATCATAAACCGCAATCCGGAAATTATCAGATCACCAATTGCTGTGAGAGGAAAAGTTGCTGTGCTTTGCGAACAGGCAAGTGATGTATTAAGACTTGTAAAATTTCAGGAAGCTTAA
- a CDS encoding DUF4442 domain-containing protein, which produces MNIENTQKVAQQKVLNQLRNPWYFRFFLLMKMPIALISGLRIRHIDNHSCTCSIPYKWFTQNPFKSLYFASQSMAAEMSTGALAMMKIQGNHPGISMLVLKMEGQFHKKGTQRIYFTCNAGDAIEQAIQQAVDTGEGVSVDVLTEGKTADDILVSTFKFTWTFKVRSK; this is translated from the coding sequence ATGAATATAGAAAACACACAGAAAGTAGCTCAACAGAAAGTACTCAATCAACTGCGCAACCCCTGGTATTTCAGATTTTTTCTGCTGATGAAAATGCCCATAGCACTCATTTCCGGATTGCGCATTCGGCATATTGACAATCATTCATGCACATGCTCCATCCCTTATAAATGGTTTACTCAAAACCCATTTAAGTCATTGTATTTTGCATCGCAAAGTATGGCTGCAGAAATGAGCACAGGAGCATTGGCTATGATGAAAATTCAGGGAAATCATCCGGGTATATCTATGTTGGTTTTAAAAATGGAAGGTCAGTTTCATAAGAAAGGAACACAACGCATTTATTTTACATGCAATGCAGGTGATGCAATTGAACAAGCAATTCAGCAAGCTGTTGACACAGGTGAAGGTGTGAGTGTGGATGTACTTACTGAAGGCAAAACCGCCGATGATATTTTAGTAAGTACTTTTAAATTTACATGGACATTTAAAGTAAGATCAAAATAA
- the pdxH gene encoding pyridoxamine 5'-phosphate oxidase: MEKDISNLRLSYEKERFDKSDADASPIQQFSKWFDMAMQLGELEANAMMLSTVSAEGKPSSRMVLLKEFGTRGFVFFTNYNSRKGKEIAENPNACITFYWSPLEKQVRIEGVIEKVSEAESDAYYYSRPHGSQAGAIASEQSSVIENRELLENKFIEIEKQEKLKRPEDWGGYLLIPNAIEFWQGRANRLHDRLRYTLLENGEWKIDRLSP, from the coding sequence ATGGAAAAAGATATTAGCAATCTACGTTTGAGTTATGAAAAAGAAAGATTTGATAAAAGTGATGCAGATGCTTCACCAATTCAACAATTTTCAAAATGGTTTGACATGGCAATGCAGCTTGGTGAATTAGAAGCAAATGCAATGATGCTGAGTACAGTTTCTGCGGAAGGAAAACCATCATCAAGAATGGTATTGTTAAAAGAATTCGGAACAAGAGGTTTTGTTTTTTTTACAAATTATAATAGTCGCAAAGGAAAAGAAATCGCAGAAAATCCAAATGCGTGTATCACATTTTATTGGTCGCCTTTAGAAAAACAAGTGCGCATTGAAGGTGTGATAGAAAAAGTATCAGAAGCAGAAAGTGATGCTTATTATTATTCACGTCCGCATGGTAGTCAGGCCGGTGCAATTGCATCAGAACAAAGTAGCGTAATTGAAAATAGAGAACTGCTTGAAAATAAATTTATAGAAATTGAAAAGCAGGAAAAATTAAAGCGACCGGAAGATTGGGGAGGCTATTTATTAATTCCAAATGCTATTGAATTTTGGCAGGGAAGAGCAAACAGATTACACGATAGATTGCGATATACATTACTTGAAAACGGTGAATGGAAAATAGATAGACTTTCCCCTTAA
- a CDS encoding citrate synthase, which produces MSTAKINFEDKDFEFPVVEGTENEKAIDISKLREQSGLITLDVGYKNTGSTKSAITFLDGEQGILRYRGYPIEQLAERSNFLEVAYLLIYGELPSHDDNQAFTGKIIRHTLVHEDLKKFFDGFPSKAHPMGQLCSLLCAMSAYYPESLNPNRSTGETDLTIIRIIAKMSTLVSWIYKKSIGQPLIYPNNKFDYVTNFLFMTFGMRTEDFHADPVIVDAMDKLLILHADHEQNCSTSTVRLVGSSHANPYASVAAGVAALWGPLHGGANQKVIEMLDKIKDDGGNVDKWVAKAKDKDDSFRLMGFGHRVYKNFDPRAKIIKVACDNVLSKLGIHDPILDIAKQLEEVALKDDYFVERKLYPNVDFYSGIIYRAIGFPTEMFTVLFALGRTPGWLAQWKEMREEDQPIGRPRQVYTGKNTRDYVNIAIR; this is translated from the coding sequence ATGTCCACAGCAAAAATAAATTTCGAAGACAAGGATTTTGAATTTCCGGTTGTAGAAGGTACAGAAAATGAAAAAGCAATTGATATATCTAAATTAAGAGAGCAATCAGGTTTGATAACTCTTGATGTTGGTTATAAAAACACCGGCTCTACCAAAAGCGCAATCACTTTTCTGGATGGCGAACAGGGAATTCTACGTTATCGTGGATATCCAATTGAACAATTAGCTGAGCGCTCTAATTTTTTGGAAGTTGCGTACTTACTTATTTATGGAGAGCTGCCGAGCCATGATGATAATCAGGCTTTCACGGGTAAGATAATACGCCACACATTAGTACATGAAGATTTAAAGAAATTTTTTGATGGCTTTCCAAGTAAAGCACATCCAATGGGTCAGTTATGTTCTTTGTTATGTGCGATGTCTGCTTACTATCCTGAGTCTTTAAATCCAAACAGAAGCACAGGAGAAACTGATTTAACTATTATCCGCATCATTGCAAAAATGTCAACCCTTGTTTCATGGATTTATAAAAAATCTATTGGTCAACCATTGATTTATCCGAATAATAAATTTGATTACGTTACCAATTTTCTGTTTATGACTTTCGGTATGCGTACAGAAGATTTTCATGCAGATCCGGTAATTGTGGATGCAATGGATAAGCTGTTGATTTTACATGCAGATCACGAACAAAATTGCAGTACCAGCACAGTGCGTTTAGTAGGTTCTTCTCATGCAAATCCGTATGCAAGTGTTGCGGCAGGAGTTGCAGCGTTATGGGGTCCTTTACATGGTGGAGCAAATCAGAAAGTGATTGAGATGTTGGATAAAATAAAAGATGATGGTGGCAATGTAGATAAGTGGGTTGCCAAAGCAAAAGATAAAGATGATTCATTCCGCTTGATGGGATTTGGACATAGAGTGTATAAGAATTTTGATCCGAGAGCGAAAATTATAAAAGTGGCTTGTGATAATGTATTAAGTAAGCTCGGCATTCATGATCCGATTTTAGATATTGCAAAACAATTAGAAGAAGTGGCGTTGAAAGATGATTATTTTGTTGAGAGAAAATTATATCCAAACGTAGATTTTTACAGCGGCATTATTTATCGTGCAATCGGATTCCCTACTGAAATGTTTACTGTATTATTTGCTTTAGGTCGCACACCGGGTTGGCTGGCACAATGGAAAGAAATGCGTGAAGAAGATCAACCAATCGGCAGACCACGTCAAGTATATACCGGTAAGAATACAAGGGATTATGTGAATATAGCAATACGCTGA
- a CDS encoding flavin reductase family protein, translating into MRIVPLEIPVPKRHQYLLGAISPRPIAFASTMDKDGNPNLAPFSFFNLMGSNPPIAVFSPALSGRDKTTKGTLDNILQTKEVVINIVNWKMVRQMSLASAPFAKGVNEFIKSGLTPIPSELIKPFRVKESYVQFECKMRDVIKTGTEGAAGNIVICEIILMHIDDAVLDEEGKIDPYKMDYVARMGGSFYNRVIPESIFELTQPKDANHIGVDALPESIRLSKVLTGNNIGQLGTLPALPDETAIKHFLESHKELIANLNKDETAIHIAAKQLLHENKVEEAVCLLLAHYQKL; encoded by the coding sequence ATGCGCATAGTTCCTTTAGAAATTCCGGTACCAAAACGTCATCAATATTTATTAGGTGCAATATCACCACGACCAATTGCTTTTGCAAGTACAATGGATAAAGATGGCAATCCAAATCTTGCTCCTTTTAGCTTTTTTAACTTGATGGGAAGCAATCCACCTATTGCTGTTTTTTCTCCTGCTTTAAGTGGAAGAGATAAAACAACAAAAGGAACTCTAGATAATATTTTACAAACAAAAGAAGTAGTTATCAATATTGTGAATTGGAAAATGGTTCGGCAAATGAGTTTGGCAAGTGCACCATTTGCAAAAGGTGTAAATGAATTTATTAAATCCGGACTTACACCAATTCCATCTGAATTAATAAAGCCATTTCGTGTAAAAGAAAGTTATGTGCAGTTTGAATGTAAAATGCGGGATGTAATTAAAACAGGAACGGAAGGAGCTGCGGGAAATATTGTTATCTGCGAAATTATTTTAATGCATATTGATGATGCCGTTTTGGATGAAGAAGGAAAAATTGATCCCTATAAAATGGATTATGTAGCACGTATGGGTGGCAGTTTTTATAATCGGGTTATTCCTGAGAGTATTTTTGAATTAACACAACCAAAAGATGCTAATCATATTGGTGTGGATGCGTTACCTGAATCAATACGATTGAGCAAAGTACTTACAGGAAATAATATTGGTCAATTAGGAACATTGCCTGCGTTGCCTGATGAAACAGCAATAAAACATTTCTTAGAATCGCATAAAGAATTAATTGCTAATCTTAACAAAGATGAAACTGCAATTCATATAGCAGCAAAACAATTGTTGCATGAAAATAAAGTAGAGGAAGCTGTTTGTTTGCTATTAGCGCATTACCAAAAGCTATAA
- a CDS encoding DUF456 domain-containing protein, which yields MDIVLLILGIVCMLIGVIGSVLPILPGLPVAYLGFILLHLSKYGDFSNWFLIIWAAIVIVMVVVDYFIPKLGTKKFGGTKYGQSGALIGTIAGIFIFPPFGLILGPFAGAYFGELLHDYKDTNKAMRSAWGSFIGFITGTVLKLIIVLVMCFYFVREWIG from the coding sequence ATGGATATAGTATTGCTGATACTCGGAATTGTTTGTATGCTGATAGGTGTAATAGGAAGTGTGTTGCCAATTCTTCCCGGTTTGCCTGTAGCTTATCTTGGATTTATTTTATTGCATCTATCGAAGTATGGTGATTTCAGCAATTGGTTTTTAATTATCTGGGCAGCTATTGTTATCGTAATGGTAGTTGTAGATTATTTTATTCCGAAATTGGGAACAAAGAAATTTGGTGGTACAAAGTATGGACAAAGTGGTGCATTGATTGGAACCATTGCAGGCATTTTTATTTTCCCGCCATTTGGTTTAATTCTCGGTCCATTTGCAGGTGCATATTTCGGTGAACTATTACATGATTATAAAGACACAAATAAAGCAATGCGCAGTGCATGGGGTTCTTTTATTGGATTTATTACAGGCACTGTTTTGAAATTAATAATTGTATTGGTAATGTGTTTTTATTTTGTGAGAGAATGGATAGGGTAG
- a CDS encoding ATP-dependent Clp protease adaptor ClpS: MSKVFTKELVDIDLLTEEVTGRTLVVHNDEVNTFDWVIESLVDICKHTWEQAEQCAFIIHFKGKYAVKHGEMKSLRPMRAALSERGISATIE; this comes from the coding sequence GTGAGTAAAGTATTTACCAAAGAATTAGTTGATATTGATCTGTTAACGGAAGAAGTAACTGGTCGTACGCTCGTAGTTCACAATGACGAAGTAAATACTTTTGATTGGGTAATTGAATCCTTAGTGGATATTTGCAAACACACCTGGGAGCAAGCCGAACAATGTGCTTTTATTATTCATTTCAAAGGTAAATATGCAGTGAAGCACGGTGAAATGAAATCGCTTCGGCCGATGCGGGCAGCGTTAAGCGAAAGAGGTATCAGTGCCACTATTGAGTAA
- a CDS encoding T9SS type A sorting domain-containing protein yields the protein MNTRLLVIAVISFFYVKAYNQSFPLVIATEYEDESSVIMSANDSSFYIIRRESIGLESDFYLTQFNLYGEILNNVEVIQDPTCRLDAIYSFTRDQSGNYYAYGMCKEIDDLSESQTFVLKYSSDFEFMQSYTIGRPDISEYVRDLYFVNNTFFLAGFSTNASGDFLYKLDTNFNIIDELIIDTVAVFGPSKLAMDFDGNELIMFMYTKKAYYIDTSTLMINSTFFIEDVNAYSLREVMPLTESERFVMPYLVPPGVPFGNKDLTIQFRDKDLNLINESLISNDTMSIIQAQNTLNYLDDNIWLCFTTYRETIEIFSEEINHPIGVMKFSPDGEILHEGYIDGNANFIAYAALALADGGAIILTSRYDWTNPETDRDIYIFRVDADGDLILDMENSPIQQFDFLVYPNPVSDYLIIKSQLIQSAFVEIYNMNGQLVNRNEKLSTELKIDLSSLSSGIYTYRIFTEKGLMQSGKFVKNN from the coding sequence ATGAACACGAGATTATTAGTAATAGCAGTCATTTCTTTTTTCTATGTTAAGGCATATAACCAGAGTTTCCCTTTAGTTATTGCCACTGAATATGAGGATGAAAGTAGCGTAATAATGAGTGCTAACGATTCATCATTTTATATAATTAGAAGGGAATCCATCGGATTAGAAAGTGATTTTTATTTGACACAATTCAATTTGTATGGAGAAATTCTGAATAATGTAGAAGTTATTCAAGATCCGACTTGTCGCCTTGATGCAATTTATTCATTTACTCGGGATCAATCAGGCAATTATTATGCGTATGGAATGTGTAAGGAAATAGATGATTTGAGTGAGTCTCAAACATTTGTGTTAAAGTATAGTTCTGATTTTGAGTTTATGCAGAGCTATACTATCGGGAGGCCGGATATTTCTGAATATGTTCGTGATCTGTATTTCGTAAATAATACATTTTTTCTTGCAGGCTTTTCAACAAATGCATCAGGAGATTTTTTGTATAAGTTAGACACAAATTTTAATATTATTGATGAGTTGATAATTGATACGGTCGCTGTTTTTGGACCATCGAAATTAGCCATGGATTTTGATGGCAATGAGTTAATTATGTTTATGTACACAAAGAAGGCGTATTATATTGATACATCTACATTAATGATTAATTCTACTTTTTTTATAGAAGATGTTAATGCCTATTCTTTGCGAGAGGTTATGCCTTTAACGGAATCTGAAAGATTTGTAATGCCATATTTAGTACCACCCGGAGTACCGTTTGGTAACAAGGATTTAACAATTCAATTCAGAGATAAGGATTTAAATCTAATAAATGAATCGTTAATTTCAAATGATACAATGAGTATTATTCAAGCTCAGAACACTTTGAATTATTTGGATGATAATATCTGGCTATGTTTTACGACTTATCGGGAAACTATCGAAATTTTTAGTGAAGAAATAAATCATCCTATTGGGGTAATGAAATTTAGTCCCGATGGTGAAATATTGCATGAAGGATATATTGATGGGAATGCAAATTTTATTGCGTATGCAGCGCTGGCATTAGCCGATGGTGGTGCTATCATTCTAACTAGTCGTTATGACTGGACTAACCCGGAAACTGATCGTGATATTTATATCTTCCGGGTAGATGCAGATGGTGATTTAATTCTTGATATGGAAAATTCTCCTATTCAGCAATTTGATTTTTTAGTGTATCCAAATCCTGTAAGTGATTATTTGATTATTAAAAGCCAGTTAATTCAATCTGCATTTGTTGAAATCTATAATATGAATGGGCAATTAGTAAATAGAAATGAAAAATTATCTACTGAATTGAAAATAGATTTATCATCACTTTCATCTGGAATATATACATATCGAATTTTTACAGAGAAAGGATTGATGCAGTCAGGTAAGTTTGTAAAGAATAATTAG